The segment CGTCCATCCCGGGACCGGGGAGATACTGGCCGGGATCGTTCCAAACCAGGTCGTTGCCGGTGCGGATGAGGACCACATCGCCGGCGTGCACCTCCACTCCTTGCGCCGCGGCAACTGCCTGAAGCTCGACCGCGCCAACGACATCACCGGTGACCAGCGATTCGACCCCACGGTGCTTCGCGACATCGAGCAAGACGCCACGCGCCACGATCGGGCCGATCTGCTCGACCCCGTGATTGGCATAGCCACCGAACTTGATCGACTCTTCCGCCGGCGTCCCGCCGTAGAACTGCAGATCGACCGCCTGGTGGCAAAGGGCATCGATGTGGGTGCCGGAATGCTCCATTGCCACGATCACACCCGATGATCCGGTGCGGGATCCTGGGGCACCGTTGCGAATGGCATCGGTATGCCGCCGGTGGAGCGAATAGAAGTATCCCGGCTGATGCGAATCGTGCACGGGCATCCCCCGGAAACGGGGTTGCTCCAGATCGTAGATTTGCACTGCGCGTCCGTCGACAGTGCCGGAAATCGGTTGCTCCATTGCGCGCGGTCTCCTGGTGGGCGAAGCCTGATGCGTGATGATACGATGCGTTTGCAGCGATGAATCGGGCCTTCTGGAAAGCTCGAGCAGAGACGATGTTCGGTCCGGCGCGAACGACGCCAGTGGTCGAGTTTGGGAGCACTTCACACGGTATTCGAATCCGAACCTCCGGTTCGATTCGGATACCGCGCGCGGTTCATCCGTATATGGGAATCGGCGTTCCGGTGGATCACACTGTACAGATGCCTCCGGACGTGAGGCGTTTGTCGTGCTGCGTCGATGCCGCACGCCTTCGCATATCGGAATCGTCATGACTCGTCGTTGGTCAATGCGAACCCGCTTCGTTGCAGCGGCGTCGCTTTGCCTCCTCCCCTTGTTGGGAGTCATTTTCTACATCCTCGATCAGAGTCTTTCCAATAGCCGCGATCAGCTTTACGAGACAGAAGTCGCTTTTGCCGAAGTTGTCTCACGCGGCATCAATCAGACATTGCAAGAAAACCAGGACGTGCTGACCAGCTTGTCGGCCAACCCCGCGATCTCGTCGATGGACCCAACCCAGGCGAGTGAGGTGTTGGCGCAGGCCAAGGAGCTCCGTCCAAGCCTGGCCGGGCTCTTCCTGCTCGATCCGAATCAACAGGTCATCGCCTACTCGGGAGGTATCGACCCGGCAGCCTTTCAAGCGGAGATCAAGACCGCGGCCGATATTGCGCTGACCGCGGGAGAATCGGCCATCACCGGCAAGCTCGTGGTGCCCGAGGGCGAGGTCGAAGTCATCGCCATGGTCTCCCCCGTATTGTCGAAAGCCGCGGACGGCAGTGAGGACACCGGCACCCCGGTGGGCGCCATCGGCTCGTTCATTTCGATCGACCGTTTGCAACGCGCGTTCCTGCCGGTTTCCGGCGAGTCCGAGAGCCAAACATCGGTCATGCTCCTTTCGGCCGGAGGCGTTATCGCCGACCAGGAAACCGATACCAGCGCCAGCCAGACGATCACCTCCGACCTCGAACAGGCGGTGACCGATTCGGTGGCTGGCAAACGCGTGCGCATCAACTACACCGATCCGAACGGTCTGGAGCGGATGGGGGTGCTGCTTCCGGTGGAATACCCTGGCGCGCAATGGTCGGTGGCGGTCACCGGACCCGCCCCGGCCAACTACGGCCCGAACGAATCGCTCGTGCGCAACAGCCTGATCGCGCTGGCAACCGCGGTCGCGCTCACGTTGCTCCTCTCGGTGATCTTCGGCGAGCTCACGGCCCGCCCGCTCCGGCGCCTCACCAAGGAAGCGGCCGCAATCGCTTCAGGCGATCTCGACAGCCAGGTCGAGCCGGTCGGCCGAGGCGAGGTCTATTCCCTCAGTCTCTCCCTGCGCGATATGGCAAACCGGCTCACGAGCCAGGTCAAGGAAGTCGAGATCGCGCGGGCGCAAACCGATGAGCAAAACGACCTGATGCGCGAGCTGCTTCGCCGCACGGTGCGTCTGCAGGAAGACGAGCGCCGCCGCATTGCCGGCGACATTCACGATGCCGTCTCGCCGCTCATCACCGGCGCGCTCTATCGGGTGCGCGCCCTCGTCCTTTCGGAGGGCGGCAACGGGCATGGTCACGCGAACGGCAATGGCAACGGCGAATCGGCGCAAACCGAGGGGCTCGTCGCCACGTCAGAGCTGCTGG is part of the Thermomicrobiales bacterium genome and harbors:
- a CDS encoding cyclase family protein; amino-acid sequence: MEQPISGTVDGRAVQIYDLEQPRFRGMPVHDSHQPGYFYSLHRRHTDAIRNGAPGSRTGSSGVIVAMEHSGTHIDALCHQAVDLQFYGGTPAEESIKFGGYANHGVEQIGPIVARGVLLDVAKHRGVESLVTGDVVGAVELQAVAAAQGVEVHAGDVVLIRTGNDLVWNDPGQYLPGPGMDGSASKWLASLGIKATGADTMAWDAIGLWDPELDMELPGHATFLVGHGIYIIENLYLKALSDANAWISTFVCTPLKFMGATGSMVSPIAMVVGNGK
- a CDS encoding HAMP domain-containing protein encodes the protein MTRRWSMRTRFVAAASLCLLPLLGVIFYILDQSLSNSRDQLYETEVAFAEVVSRGINQTLQENQDVLTSLSANPAISSMDPTQASEVLAQAKELRPSLAGLFLLDPNQQVIAYSGGIDPAAFQAEIKTAADIALTAGESAITGKLVVPEGEVEVIAMVSPVLSKAADGSEDTGTPVGAIGSFISIDRLQRAFLPVSGESESQTSVMLLSAGGVIADQETDTSASQTITSDLEQAVTDSVAGKRVRINYTDPNGLERMGVLLPVEYPGAQWSVAVTGPAPANYGPNESLVRNSLIALATAVALTLLLSVIFGELTARPLRRLTKEAAAIASGDLDSQVEPVGRGEVYSLSLSLRDMANRLTSQVKEVEIARAQTDEQNDLMRELLRRTVRLQEDERRRIAGDIHDAVSPLITGALYRVRALVLSEGGNGHGHANGNGNGESAQTEGLVATSELLEQSMDELHNVIFALRPPDLDDVGLEAAVERYVNQINRTGLPSELEVTGEIRRLSPEVRLSIYRIIQEALHNALRHAQADESLVKIEYRENELRVSVRDNGSGFDIDAAGRSMSLGLLSMRERAAAIGADLDIVSRPGAGTIVVLRRAWENDLVRQPPEAELDEWVDDVTLDGASTNGIPATEPVEEAQTA